A genomic region of Methylobacterium durans contains the following coding sequences:
- a CDS encoding 7-cyano-7-deazaguanine synthase translates to MRLLLLSGGLDSAAIAAWQRPDVCLTVDYGQRPAKGEIAAAASVAHELGLRHEVVRVDLSALGLGPLAGRPSSDLARAPEWWPYRNQMLVTLAGMRFVGEGLTEILLGAINTDVHADGRPPFLRAVDRLMHLQEGGVRVTAPASRLSALELLGVSGLPRSLLGATFSCHVMEYACGRCRGCEKHRETLSCLAREEDARDATERFVEQARG, encoded by the coding sequence ATGAGGCTCCTCCTGCTCTCTGGCGGCCTGGACTCGGCGGCCATCGCCGCCTGGCAGCGGCCCGACGTCTGCCTGACGGTCGATTACGGGCAGCGGCCGGCCAAGGGGGAGATCGCCGCGGCTGCCTCGGTCGCCCACGAGCTCGGGCTTCGCCACGAGGTCGTTCGGGTCGACCTGTCGGCCCTCGGCCTCGGACCGCTCGCCGGTCGGCCTTCCTCGGACCTGGCGCGGGCGCCCGAGTGGTGGCCGTACCGCAACCAGATGCTGGTCACGCTGGCCGGCATGCGGTTCGTCGGGGAGGGCTTGACCGAGATCCTGCTCGGGGCAATCAACACGGATGTGCACGCCGATGGGCGGCCGCCCTTCCTGCGCGCCGTCGACCGGCTGATGCACCTCCAGGAGGGCGGCGTGCGGGTTACGGCACCGGCAAGCCGCCTCTCGGCCCTGGAGCTTCTGGGGGTGTCGGGGCTGCCCCGTTCCCTCCTGGGCGCGACGTTTTCCTGCCATGTCATGGAATACGCCTGCGGGCGATGCCGCGGCTGCGAGAAGCACCGAGAGACCCTGTCCTGCCTTGCGCGGGAGGAGGACGCCCGGGACGCGACCGAACGGTTCGTCGAACAGGCAAGAGGCTGA
- a CDS encoding class I SAM-dependent methyltransferase: MSFYTDVVLPRLLDRAMANEELVPYRRRVAGAAAGRVLEVGLGSGLNLPFYGPEVNHLMALEPSRPLLALAERRSAAGRLPVAFVAGSALAIPLAGGSVDTVVTTWTLCSMPDATAALAEMRRVLRPGGTLLFAEHGRAPDRWVARWQDWLTPAWKPLAGGCHLNRPIADLIQGAGFGLIDLRTGYARGPRPFTFMFEGRAAPR; the protein is encoded by the coding sequence ATGAGCTTCTACACCGACGTCGTGCTGCCCCGGCTCCTCGACCGGGCCATGGCGAACGAGGAACTGGTTCCTTATCGGCGGCGGGTGGCTGGTGCAGCCGCCGGCCGCGTGCTGGAGGTCGGCCTCGGCTCCGGATTGAACCTTCCGTTCTACGGCCCCGAGGTGAACCACCTCATGGCACTGGAACCCTCACGTCCCTTGCTGGCGCTCGCCGAGCGGCGGTCCGCGGCGGGCCGCCTACCCGTCGCGTTCGTCGCGGGATCGGCGTTGGCCATCCCCCTCGCTGGCGGCAGCGTGGACACGGTCGTGACCACCTGGACCCTGTGCTCCATGCCTGACGCCACGGCAGCCCTTGCCGAAATGCGGCGCGTGCTCCGCCCCGGCGGCACCTTGCTGTTCGCGGAGCATGGCCGCGCGCCCGACCGGTGGGTCGCGCGCTGGCAGGACTGGCTCACGCCCGCCTGGAAGCCACTCGCCGGCGGCTGCCACCTCAACCGCCCCATCGCCGATCTCATCCAAGGCGCAGGTTTTGGGCTGATTGACCTGCGCACCGGCTACGCCCGGGGCCCGCGCCCGTTCACCTTCATGTTCGAGGGCCGCGCCGCGCCGCGGTGA
- a CDS encoding PfkB family carbohydrate kinase, with amino-acid sequence MIIAGGCYLEVCTVPRWRRLFGSGGRAAAAVGRLSPGTVLHTYAHRTWVPDVVSSLHAFGVTASVRPIDQRISFSYFHPLSPALLEPAEPTAQAPLAVSGDIVLRFGFVEGDAVVEARRAVHDPQTGQAAQAFRANGSRAETLAVVLNQGEAEVATGAAGDDVGAALLAAHRADVVVVKRGCEGARVFRAQGAPADIPAYRSERVFKIGSGDVFSAAFAHHWGERGLEPAAAADLASRHVAHFVDYHALPLPAPAELGAQAPSPPVAGPA; translated from the coding sequence TTGATCATCGCCGGAGGCTGTTACCTCGAAGTCTGCACCGTTCCGCGCTGGCGGCGCCTGTTCGGGTCCGGCGGTCGGGCCGCCGCGGCCGTCGGCCGGCTTTCCCCCGGCACGGTACTGCACACCTACGCCCACCGGACCTGGGTTCCCGACGTCGTGAGCTCGCTGCACGCCTTCGGGGTGACCGCGAGCGTGCGCCCCATCGACCAGCGGATCTCGTTTTCCTACTTCCATCCCCTCTCGCCCGCCCTGCTCGAACCCGCCGAGCCGACGGCCCAGGCGCCCCTGGCCGTCTCCGGCGACATCGTGCTGCGCTTCGGCTTCGTCGAGGGCGACGCCGTCGTCGAGGCACGGCGCGCGGTCCACGATCCTCAGACCGGCCAGGCGGCCCAGGCGTTCCGCGCCAACGGCTCGCGGGCCGAGACGCTCGCCGTCGTCCTGAACCAGGGCGAGGCCGAGGTCGCGACAGGCGCGGCGGGCGACGACGTCGGCGCCGCGCTCCTCGCGGCGCACCGCGCCGACGTCGTCGTCGTCAAGCGCGGGTGCGAGGGAGCCCGGGTGTTTCGGGCCCAAGGCGCACCGGCGGACATTCCGGCCTATCGCTCGGAGCGCGTCTTCAAGATCGGCTCCGGCGACGTCTTCAGCGCCGCCTTCGCGCATCATTGGGGCGAGCGCGGTCTGGAACCGGCCGCCGCCGCGGACCTGGCCTCGCGCCACGTCGCCCATTTCGTGGATTACCACGCGCTTCCCCTGCCCGCGCCCGCGGAACTCGGGGCCCAGGCCCCCTCCCCGCCGGTCGCCGGCCCGGCCTGA
- a CDS encoding helix-turn-helix transcriptional regulator, which yields METRKAGSTDDGRDALATALERARREDGLSQQALARALGSSQANVSKLLRGRHAPRPELAKAIRTYLATRHAPPETPTAAWQGRLLAACERSKAFRDMVDAALLLMNENE from the coding sequence ATGGAAACGCGCAAGGCAGGATCGACCGACGACGGGCGCGACGCGCTCGCGACGGCGCTCGAACGGGCCCGCAGGGAGGACGGCCTGAGCCAGCAGGCGCTCGCGCGCGCCCTCGGCTCCAGCCAGGCCAATGTCTCGAAGCTGCTCCGTGGACGGCACGCTCCCCGGCCCGAACTGGCGAAGGCAATCCGAACCTATCTCGCGACGCGGCACGCACCACCCGAGACCCCCACTGCGGCGTGGCAGGGGCGCCTGCTGGCGGCCTGCGAGCGCTCGAAGGCGTTTCGCGACATGGTCGATGCCGCCCTCCTACTCATGAATGAAAATGAATGA
- the yhhA gene encoding YhhA family cyclophane-containing RiPP (triceptide-type peptide natural product; maturases include a radical SAM/SPASM enzyme and a 2OG-Fe(II) oxygenase): MEHALEAPRPEVVEAREERHEDEVELDSVTLARLLAEVRNEDAFEPGAYNRMHNRHNR, from the coding sequence ATGGAACATGCACTGGAAGCTCCTCGGCCCGAGGTCGTCGAGGCTCGGGAGGAGCGCCACGAGGATGAGGTCGAGCTCGACAGCGTGACGCTGGCGCGCCTGCTCGCCGAGGTGCGCAACGAGGATGCCTTCGAGCCGGGCGCCTACAACCGGATGCACAACCGTCACAACCGCTGA
- a CDS encoding aKG-HExxH-type peptide beta-hydroxylase yields the protein MSTDADLVHAVLDVRNARWFPGLAGALARSRWDAVQAATGLTRAAYGTARYLAGDPGLPRDDLLAFEPPAEFRAAAPMAVETLHGAVSRRYAELGLEFHAPGLLDAGRLRVRLDAAFRRLGEVPDAAAAIGAVLAVLHVAKPAGPDYDVSYSDPVLPFSIFVGIDAADQAHGDLRLAEGILHECMHLQLTLIEAAVPMVAGTDERHHSPWQGTLRPAQGVLHGLYVFRVIQDFHRALLDGGRCTVDERAYLARRVRTIMEEVGVLGDLSASRDLTMAGRRLATALLAA from the coding sequence ATGAGCACGGATGCGGACCTCGTCCACGCCGTCCTCGACGTCCGGAACGCCCGCTGGTTTCCCGGCTTGGCGGGGGCGCTCGCCCGGTCCCGGTGGGATGCCGTCCAGGCGGCGACCGGCCTGACCCGGGCCGCCTACGGCACGGCCCGCTATCTCGCCGGCGACCCGGGCCTGCCGAGGGACGACTTGCTGGCCTTCGAACCGCCCGCGGAGTTTCGGGCCGCGGCCCCGATGGCCGTCGAGACGCTGCACGGGGCCGTCTCGCGGCGATACGCGGAACTCGGGCTGGAGTTCCACGCACCCGGCTTGCTCGATGCCGGTCGGCTCCGCGTCCGGCTCGACGCGGCGTTCCGGAGGCTCGGTGAGGTGCCGGACGCCGCCGCCGCCATCGGGGCGGTCCTGGCCGTCCTTCACGTCGCCAAGCCAGCCGGCCCCGACTACGACGTCAGCTACAGCGATCCGGTCCTGCCGTTCTCGATCTTCGTCGGCATCGACGCGGCCGACCAGGCGCATGGCGACCTGCGCCTCGCGGAAGGCATCCTCCACGAATGCATGCACCTCCAGCTCACGCTGATCGAGGCGGCCGTCCCCATGGTCGCGGGCACCGACGAGCGGCACCACTCCCCCTGGCAGGGGACCCTGCGGCCCGCCCAGGGCGTGCTGCATGGCCTCTACGTCTTCCGCGTGATCCAGGACTTCCATCGGGCGCTGCTCGACGGGGGCCGCTGCACGGTCGATGAGCGGGCCTATCTTGCCCGACGTGTGCGCACCATCATGGAGGAGGTCGGCGTCCTCGGCGACCTTTCGGCCAGCCGCGACCTGACCATGGCCGGCAGGCGGCTCGCCACTGCCCTCCTGGCGGCCTGA
- the yhhB gene encoding cyclophane-forming radical SAM/SPASM peptide maturase YhhB: MITVDTVLLKLASRCNLDCGYCYVYHMGDDAWRTQPKRMSPAVLEAVAARLGELGAAQGRGFSVVLHGGEPLLVGTVRFAEICRTLRRTLPPSCALHLQTNGVLLSDGILATCAACDVGVSISVDGPAAIHDRHRTDHRGGPSHGRVMAGIERLLAHPAGPSLFTGVLAVVDLASDPADVYAFLKATGAPSIDFLYRDGNNDVLPVGKASLVSAEYGEWMGRLLDVYLADPKPTRVRVLDDMLKLLLGGEARKEGVGLNEYGIIVIDTDGSVNKNDTLKSAFGAADRFATGWSVLTHDLRAVVRSPEFVAYHHSQRPAAPACLGCRDLTVCGAGMPAHRWSRENGFANPSVFCADQRYLIDQMRRHLARHKLAA; encoded by the coding sequence ATGATCACGGTCGATACGGTCCTCCTGAAGCTCGCCAGCCGCTGCAACCTCGATTGCGGTTACTGCTACGTCTATCACATGGGCGACGACGCTTGGCGGACCCAGCCCAAGCGGATGTCGCCGGCCGTCTTAGAGGCCGTCGCCGCACGGCTCGGCGAGCTCGGTGCGGCGCAGGGGCGCGGCTTCAGCGTCGTGCTCCATGGCGGCGAGCCGCTGCTGGTCGGCACGGTGCGGTTCGCCGAGATCTGCCGCACCCTACGCCGCACGCTGCCGCCATCCTGCGCATTGCACCTGCAGACGAACGGAGTCCTCCTGTCGGACGGCATCCTCGCGACCTGCGCCGCGTGCGATGTCGGGGTCTCCATCAGCGTCGACGGCCCCGCCGCCATCCACGACCGGCATCGGACGGACCACCGGGGCGGTCCCTCCCATGGCCGGGTTATGGCCGGCATCGAACGGCTCCTCGCCCATCCCGCCGGCCCCTCCCTGTTCACGGGCGTGCTCGCCGTGGTGGACCTCGCCTCGGATCCCGCCGACGTCTACGCGTTCCTGAAGGCGACCGGGGCGCCGAGCATCGACTTCCTTTACCGCGACGGCAACAACGACGTCCTGCCCGTCGGCAAGGCCAGCCTCGTCTCGGCCGAGTACGGCGAGTGGATGGGGCGCCTTCTCGACGTCTACCTCGCCGATCCGAAGCCCACGCGCGTGCGCGTCCTCGACGACATGCTGAAGCTCCTCCTCGGCGGCGAGGCACGCAAGGAGGGGGTCGGCCTCAACGAGTACGGTATCATCGTCATCGATACCGACGGCAGCGTGAACAAGAACGACACCTTGAAGAGCGCTTTCGGGGCCGCCGACCGCTTCGCCACGGGCTGGTCCGTCCTGACCCACGACCTTCGCGCCGTGGTGCGCTCTCCCGAGTTCGTGGCCTATCACCATTCGCAGCGCCCCGCCGCGCCGGCTTGCCTCGGCTGCCGCGACCTGACGGTATGCGGCGCGGGCATGCCGGCACATCGCTGGAGCCGTGAGAACGGCTTCGCCAACCCGAGCGTCTTTTGCGCCGACCAGCGCTACCTGATCGACCAAATGCGCCGCCACCTCGCCCGACACAAGCTCGCCGCATGA
- the yhhC gene encoding cyclophane-containing peptide 2OG-Fe(II) oxygenase YhhC — translation MMLPTFQRARTSADPFPHLRVPGILAREAADRVLRWLKTRAPWTLRVESFYEQHEISLLAAELDPEVAALVSPAFVEAVRRELRSRFALGDELVLVDIGAHRLTSGQTIRIHNDFLGGAETHRLLIQLNDGWSAERGGLLMLFADEAPESLRSVVMPTHASGFAFEISPASFHAVSSIKDGERYTLVYTFRRPA, via the coding sequence ATGATGCTCCCGACATTCCAGCGGGCCAGGACCTCGGCCGACCCGTTCCCCCACCTCCGCGTGCCGGGCATCCTCGCCCGCGAGGCGGCGGACCGGGTCTTGCGCTGGCTCAAGACCCGGGCGCCCTGGACCCTGCGGGTGGAGAGCTTCTACGAGCAGCACGAGATCTCCCTCCTGGCGGCCGAGCTCGATCCCGAGGTGGCGGCCCTTGTCTCGCCGGCTTTCGTCGAAGCGGTCCGCCGTGAGCTGCGGTCACGCTTCGCGCTCGGTGACGAACTCGTCCTCGTCGACATCGGGGCGCACAGGCTGACCTCCGGCCAGACCATCCGCATCCACAACGACTTCCTGGGCGGCGCGGAGACCCACCGGCTCCTGATCCAGCTGAACGACGGGTGGAGCGCGGAGCGCGGCGGCCTGCTCATGCTCTTCGCGGACGAGGCGCCGGAAAGCTTGCGCAGCGTCGTGATGCCGACCCACGCGAGCGGCTTCGCCTTCGAGATCTCGCCCGCTTCCTTCCATGCGGTCTCCTCCATCAAGGACGGCGAGCGCTACACGCTCGTCTACACCTTCCGCAGGCCCGCATGA
- a CDS encoding nucleoside 2-deoxyribosyltransferase gives MIYLAGPFFDLAQRWLVEEALERLQALGAPVFSPLHEVGMGRPAQETATADLEGLDRCAAVLALLDGADPGTLFEVGYARAHGKPVVVLAERVEDLHLTMLAGSGCAVVRDLTSALYRTVWAAME, from the coding sequence CTGATCTACCTGGCCGGCCCATTCTTCGACCTCGCGCAGCGCTGGCTCGTCGAGGAGGCGCTCGAACGGCTGCAGGCGCTCGGCGCGCCGGTATTCTCGCCCCTGCACGAGGTCGGGATGGGACGCCCGGCCCAGGAGACCGCGACCGCCGACCTCGAAGGCCTCGACCGATGCGCCGCGGTGCTCGCGCTGCTCGACGGCGCCGATCCTGGCACCCTGTTCGAGGTCGGCTACGCGCGGGCCCACGGGAAGCCGGTGGTCGTCCTCGCCGAGCGGGTCGAGGACCTGCACCTGACGATGCTCGCCGGCAGCGGCTGCGCGGTCGTGCGGGACCTGACCTCGGCGCTCTACCGGACTGTCTGGGCTGCGATGGAATGA